In one window of Toxotes jaculatrix isolate fToxJac2 chromosome 10, fToxJac2.pri, whole genome shotgun sequence DNA:
- the LOC121188706 gene encoding transmembrane O-methyltransferase homolog produces the protein MWLIAVSVPLLPAIIMVSSRYRVKVSTLCHRALAWALRLVRGRVCVRSTHAFVFSKCTHGKVDSVLETFDLYAKTHPSLRIGPEIGEALDEVVRRVRPSRVLELGMHCGYSSVRLLRLLPPTGSLITVELDPLTADLGEEIILVAGFKDSQYQVLTSSSAEAIPTLHSFLEPGQRTSEGFNLVLMDHDPQQYLPDLLALEREELLCPSGCSVLLINRRRRAEDLREILDHIRVRGDSCSIKTEFQFMVEIFYQKNVTAKSKDVGV, from the exons ATGTGGCTGATTGCTGTTTCTGTCCCGCTGCTCCCTGCCATCATCATGGTGTCCAGCCGTTATCGTGTCAAAGTTTCCACCCTGTGTCACCGGGCTCTGGCCTGGGCACTGAGGTTGGTgcgagggagagtgtgtgtaaggAGCACCCACGCATTTGTGTTCTCCAAATGCACCCATGGCAAAGTTGACAGCGTCCTGGAGACCTTTGACCTTTATGCTAAGACACACCCTTCTTTAAGGATTGGTCCAGAGATTG GTGAGGCGTTGGATGAAGTGGTGAGGCGTGTCCGTCCCTCCCGGGTACTGGAGCTGGGGATGCACTGTGGCTACAGCTCAGTCCGCCTGCTGCGTCTGCTGCCCCCTACTGGCAGCCTGATCACAGTGGAGCTAGACCCACTCACAGCTGATCTGGGAGAGGAAATCATCCTGGTGGCTGGTTTTAAAGACTCTCAG TACCAGGTGTTGACATCTAGCTCAGCTGAGGCCATCCCAACACTGCATTCATTTCTTGAGCCTGGTCAAAGGACCAGCGAAGGCTTTAACCTGGTGTTAATGGACCACGATCCCCAGCAGTACCTTCCAGATCTGCTGGCTCTGGAGAGGGAAGAGCTCCTCTGCCCCTctggctgctctgtccttctgatcaacaggagaagaagagctgAAGATCTCAGAGAAATCCTGGATCACATCAGAGTGAGAGGAGACTCCTGCAGCATCAAGACAGAGTTTCAGTTTATGGTGGAAATCTTTTACCAAAAGAATGTGACAGCGAAATCTAAAGATGTGGGTGTGTGA